One region of Choristoneura fumiferana chromosome 3, NRCan_CFum_1, whole genome shotgun sequence genomic DNA includes:
- the LOC141426163 gene encoding uncharacterized protein, protein MASLARSLLALTVVALLQTACADLPSCTTADFGSSMDHIDSHIIAYELAPIRLTHAYNDVHIDDPFKNKDIKLLGEKIVACNLISDRAPSVSQISPGSLDDINVSLGFCVPPPVDIEVRVTRYAIIQRE, encoded by the exons AtggcttcgctcgctcgctcgcttcTCGCGCTCACCGTGGTCGCGCTGCTGCAAACCGCATGCGCGGACCTTCCATCATGTACTACGGCTGACTTTG GAAGCTCCATGGATCACATTGACTCTCATATCATAGCTTATGAATTGGCGCCTATACGCCTAACTCATGCATATAACGATGTCCACATCGACGACCCTTTT aAGAATAAAGATATTAAACTGCTTGGTGAGAAGATCGTTGCCTGCAACCTAATTAGTGATCGGGCACCGTCAGTGTCCCAAATCTCGCCCGGTTCACTCGACGACATCAATGTGTCACTAGGCTTCTGCGTTCCACCACCAGTCGATATAGAAGTGCGTGTAACACGGTACGCTATCATACAGCGAGAGTAA
- the LOC141426164 gene encoding uncharacterized protein — MASLAHSLLALALVALLQAVSAEPRGSLVSWLSGMLKSGHRRQECTTVLFGARSGSKYELPPIYITVANSDVKIDDRRIGVEVIGEEVTVCNRRGDLKPRVTQTFPNSLDYVKVVLGFCDPPPVDMEMRVTRFVRTIF, encoded by the exons ATGGCTTCGCTCGCTCACTCGCTTCTCGCGCTTGCCTTAGTGGCGCTGCTACAAGCCGTCTCCGCAGAACCCCGTGGATCCCTGGTTTCGTGGCTTTCTGGAATGCTCAAATCGGGTCACAGACGTCAAGAATGCACTACGGTTTTGTTTG GGGCACGTTCAGGATCAAAATATGAATTACCACCAATATACATAACTGTAGCGAATAGTGATGTTAAAATCGATGACCGTCGA atAGGGGTTGAAGTGATCGGTGAAGAGGTCACCGTCTGCAACAGGCGTGGAGACTTAAAACCGAGGGTGACCCAGACCTTCCCAAACTCCTTGGACTATGTCAAAGTGGTGCTCGGGTTCTGTGACCCACCCCCCGTAGATATGGAGATGAGAGTGACGAGATTCGTTAGAACAATATTTTAA
- the LOC141426316 gene encoding uncharacterized protein — MASLARSLLALALVALLQAVSAIFPPPDLFRRPRCTKVLFGRRSDRPDLTYTLPPIYITVPNSDVKIDDPRPPGAEVIGEEVIVCNKGAGPKPRVTLASPDSFDVVKVMLGLCVPPPINMEMKVTRYLRPVIPFNSHEINYY; from the exons AtggcttcgctcgctcgctcaCTTCTCGCGCTCGCCTTAGTGGCGCTGCTACAAGCCGTCTCCGCGATTTTTCCTCCACCGGATCTCTTCAGGAGACCACGTTGCACTAAGGTTTTGTTTG ggcGACGTTCGGATCGTCCAGACTTGACTTATACATTACCACCTATATACATAACTGTACCGAATAGTGATGTTAAAATCGATGACCCTCGA ccTCCGGGTGCTGAAGTGATTGGTGAAGAAGTCATCGTCTGCAACAAGGGTGCTGGCCCCAAACCGAGGGTGACCCTGGCCTCCCCAGATTCCTTCGACGTTGTCAAAGTTATGCTCGGTTTATGTGTCCCACCCCCAATAAATATGGAGATGAAAGTGACGAGATACCTTAGACCAGTAATACCTTTTAACAGTCacgaaattaattattattag